Proteins from a genomic interval of Polaribacter sejongensis:
- the rpsI gene encoding 30S ribosomal protein S9, producing MDIVHKIGRRKTAVARIYLSEGTGNITVNKKDYKNYFTTGTLQYKVQQPLMLTENLESYDIKVNVYGGGVTGQAEAIRLAITRALVSINEEHRLVLKPEGLLTRDPRMVERKKFGQKKARKKFQFSKR from the coding sequence ATGGATATAGTACATAAAATCGGTAGAAGAAAAACAGCTGTAGCTCGTATTTATCTTTCTGAAGGAACAGGAAACATTACAGTAAACAAAAAAGATTACAAAAACTACTTTACTACTGGAACTTTACAGTATAAAGTACAACAACCTTTAATGTTAACAGAAAACTTAGAGTCTTATGATATCAAAGTTAATGTTTACGGTGGTGGTGTAACAGGACAAGCAGAAGCTATCCGTTTAGCTATTACAAGAGCTTTAGTTTCTATTAACGAAGAGCACAGATTGGTATTAAAACCAGAAGGTTTATTAACTCGTGACCCAAGAATGGTTGAACGTAAGAAATTCGGTCAGAAGAAAGCACGTAAAAAATTCCAATTCTCGAAACGTTAA
- the hemW gene encoding radical SAM family heme chaperone HemW has product MAGIYIHIPFCKQACFYCDFHFSTSMKKKEDMILSLVKEIEIRKDELQNTTIESIYFGGGTPSVLTVDEIQVLIDAVYKNHTVIENPEITLEANPDDLSEEKIIELSKTPINRLSIGVQSFFEKDLKLMNRAHNSDEAKNCLSVAIRHFSNISVDLIYGIPDCTNEEWRDNIQTALSFGIPHISSYALTVEPKTALATLIKKGKIKNVDDEKAEEQFHILIEELKKVDFVHYELSNFGKEGFFSQNNSSYWLGKPYLGIGPSAHSFNGIQRSWNVRNNAKYIKAIQENTLPIERETLTKTDGYNEYIMTGLRTIWGVSLEKIKKDFGDKYVTYLEKQAKKHLEQELLIIEDRVLRTTPKGKFLSDGISSDLFMVN; this is encoded by the coding sequence TTGGCTGGAATATACATTCACATACCATTTTGTAAACAAGCATGTTTTTACTGCGATTTTCATTTTTCTACTTCGATGAAGAAAAAAGAAGATATGATTTTATCACTTGTAAAAGAGATAGAGATTAGAAAAGACGAATTGCAAAACACGACTATAGAATCTATTTATTTTGGAGGTGGAACACCATCTGTTTTAACTGTTGATGAAATTCAAGTATTGATTGATGCTGTTTATAAAAATCATACAGTAATTGAGAATCCAGAAATAACGTTAGAGGCAAATCCGGATGATTTATCCGAAGAAAAAATAATAGAATTATCTAAAACACCTATCAATAGATTAAGTATTGGCGTGCAATCGTTTTTTGAGAAAGATTTAAAACTCATGAACCGTGCGCATAATTCAGATGAAGCTAAAAATTGTCTATCTGTGGCGATTCGCCACTTTAGTAATATTTCTGTCGATCTAATTTACGGAATTCCAGATTGTACAAATGAAGAGTGGAGAGATAATATACAAACAGCACTGAGTTTCGGAATTCCACATATATCTAGTTATGCTTTAACGGTTGAGCCAAAAACAGCTTTAGCAACGTTGATTAAAAAAGGGAAAATTAAAAATGTAGATGATGAAAAAGCAGAGGAACAATTCCATATTTTAATTGAAGAATTAAAAAAGGTAGATTTTGTGCATTACGAGTTGTCTAACTTTGGGAAAGAAGGTTTTTTTAGTCAGAATAATTCTTCTTACTGGCTAGGGAAACCTTATTTAGGTATTGGACCTTCGGCACATTCGTTTAATGGAATCCAACGAAGTTGGAATGTTAGAAATAATGCGAAATATATAAAAGCTATTCAAGAAAATACGCTTCCTATAGAAAGAGAAACACTCACAAAAACAGATGGTTATAATGAATATATTATGACAGGTTTAAGAACCATCTGGGGAGTTTCTCTCGAAAAAATAAAAAAAGATTTTGGCGATAAATATGTAACGTATTTAGAAAAACAAGCCAAAAAACATTTAGAACAAGAATTATTGATCATTGAAGATCGAGTTTTAAGAACTACGCCAAAAGGGAAGTTTTTATCAGACGGAATTTCTTCAGATTTATTTATGGTCAATTAG
- a CDS encoding cyclase family protein produces MKAVIEYNSRKIEINVSEPLDISIPIDMNKGKVNAWGIDDPKIEVEKFDDYEVSVANGAVVNFNSIKFNPHSHITHTECVGHITKEVHSVNQHLKYFIFLAEVVTIAPLFHNGDFLIGVKQLKHALRNKKRDAIVIRTLPNLEEKKSMKYFNTNPTYLSEKAAIYLKEKGIKHLLIDLPSVDKERDDGKLLSHNAFWNTGGELRMDATITEFIYVPNTIEDGEYLLNLMIAPFENDATPSKPVLYKIIK; encoded by the coding sequence ATGAAAGCGGTAATAGAGTACAATTCAAGAAAAATAGAAATAAACGTTTCAGAACCATTAGACATTTCAATTCCTATTGATATGAATAAAGGGAAAGTAAATGCTTGGGGAATTGATGATCCTAAGATTGAAGTAGAAAAATTTGATGATTATGAAGTAAGTGTTGCAAATGGTGCTGTGGTTAACTTTAATAGCATTAAATTTAATCCGCATTCTCACATAACTCATACAGAATGTGTTGGGCATATTACCAAAGAAGTACACTCTGTGAATCAACATTTAAAATATTTTATTTTTTTAGCAGAAGTAGTTACTATTGCTCCTTTGTTTCATAATGGAGATTTTTTAATTGGAGTGAAGCAATTAAAACATGCTTTACGAAATAAGAAACGTGATGCTATTGTAATTCGTACTTTACCTAATTTAGAGGAAAAAAAGAGTATGAAATACTTTAATACGAATCCAACTTATTTATCTGAAAAAGCTGCAATTTATTTAAAAGAAAAAGGAATAAAACACTTGTTAATTGATTTACCTTCTGTAGATAAGGAGAGAGATGATGGTAAACTTTTATCTCACAATGCTTTTTGGAATACTGGTGGTGAATTAAGAATGGATGCAACCATTACAGAATTTATATATGTGCCAAATACTATAGAAGACGGTGAGTATTTATTAAACTTAATGATTGCACCTTTTGAGAATGATGCAACGCCAAGTAAGCCTGTTTTGTATAAAATTATAAAGTAG
- a CDS encoding four helix bundle protein yields the protein MKLKNNPLQNKSYDLALLIVKLSKRLIKENKEYVLSKQILRSGTSVGANIIEANGAISKADFSAKMSIAYKECLETKYWLHLLKDSGDLDIESFKDLFEKADEIGRILFSILKTTRINK from the coding sequence ATGAAGTTAAAAAATAATCCATTACAAAACAAAAGTTATGATTTGGCTTTATTAATTGTTAAATTGAGTAAAAGATTAATAAAAGAGAATAAAGAGTATGTTTTGTCAAAACAAATTTTAAGAAGCGGAACTTCTGTAGGTGCAAATATAATTGAAGCTAATGGAGCAATTTCAAAAGCAGATTTTTCTGCTAAAATGTCTATTGCTTATAAAGAATGCTTAGAAACCAAATATTGGTTACATTTATTAAAAGATAGTGGGGATTTAGATATAGAGAGTTTTAAAGACCTTTTTGAAAAGGCAGATGAAATAGGTAGAATTTTATTTTCTATTTTAAAAACTACTAGAATAAACAAGTAG
- a CDS encoding branched-chain amino acid aminotransferase: MKSDIEIQRIEKSKIDSVDFNNLPFGSVYSDHMLECDFIDGEWQTPVIKPYAPISLDPAAKIFHYGQSIFEGMKAYKDADDNTMLFRPLENWKRLNKSAERLVIPAVPEDVFMEGLKKLLEVDNKWIPTNEGSSLYIRPFMFASGIGFHASPANAYKFIICTAPSGSYFSGKVKVLIEEKYARAANGGVGFAKAGGNYAAQFYPTQLAIEKGYNQVIWTDDNTHEYIEEAGAMNIFIRINDTLITSPTSDRILDGITRKSVIQIAEDMNIDVEVRKITVSEVIAAAQSGSLKEMFGAGTAAVISPIAGFGYQGSDYDLPELEAPFAGILKKAITDIQTNQAEDPYGWRVIIK, translated from the coding sequence ATGAAATCTGATATAGAAATTCAACGTATAGAAAAATCGAAGATCGATTCTGTAGATTTTAACAATCTACCATTTGGTAGTGTATATTCTGACCACATGTTAGAGTGTGATTTTATAGATGGCGAGTGGCAAACACCTGTTATTAAACCTTATGCACCTATCTCATTAGACCCAGCTGCAAAGATTTTCCACTACGGACAATCTATTTTTGAAGGTATGAAAGCCTACAAAGATGCAGATGATAATACCATGTTATTTAGACCTTTAGAAAACTGGAAACGTTTAAATAAATCTGCAGAACGTTTGGTTATTCCAGCTGTTCCTGAAGATGTATTTATGGAAGGTTTAAAGAAGTTATTAGAAGTTGATAATAAATGGATTCCTACAAACGAAGGAAGCTCTTTATATATTAGACCTTTTATGTTTGCTTCTGGAATAGGATTTCACGCTTCTCCGGCAAATGCTTATAAATTTATAATATGTACAGCTCCTTCTGGCTCGTATTTTTCTGGTAAAGTAAAAGTTTTAATTGAAGAAAAATATGCTCGTGCAGCAAATGGTGGTGTTGGTTTTGCGAAAGCTGGTGGTAATTATGCTGCTCAGTTTTACCCTACACAACTGGCTATCGAAAAAGGTTACAATCAAGTTATTTGGACGGATGATAATACGCACGAATATATTGAGGAAGCTGGTGCAATGAATATTTTCATTAGAATTAATGACACCTTAATTACAAGTCCTACAAGTGATAGAATCTTAGACGGAATTACACGTAAAAGTGTTATTCAGATTGCAGAGGATATGAATATTGATGTAGAAGTTAGAAAAATTACAGTTTCTGAAGTAATTGCTGCTGCACAAAGCGGTAGTTTAAAAGAAATGTTTGGAGCAGGAACTGCTGCAGTAATTTCTCCTATTGCAGGTTTTGGATACCAAGGTTCTGATTATGATTTACCTGAATTAGAAGCTCCTTTTGCAGGAATTCTAAAGAAAGCAATTACTGATATACAAACAAACCAAGCCGAAGACCCTTACGGATGGAGAGTAATTATTAAGTAA
- the tsf gene encoding translation elongation factor Ts, with the protein METVKISAADVKKLREATGAGMMDCKKALVEAVGDFDKAIDILRKKGQKIAAKRADRESTEGVAVTKINADNTAGVAIVLACETDFVGKNDAFVELGSQFAEIALNHADKESFLAADFGGMTVADKLIEQTGVIGEKLEITAFEKIEAAYVGAYTHIGKIAALVGLTAAVDNAETLSKDVAMQVASMGASSLSYKDFDPAFVAAETEARIAVIEKDNIELGRLGKTLKNVPQFISMSQLSEEVLAKAEEAAKAELAAEGKPEKIWDRILPGKMERFIADNTTLDLEQCLLDQAFIKDEKKNVAQYVSTYGDVSVSGFKRVTLG; encoded by the coding sequence ATGGAAACAGTAAAGATTAGTGCTGCTGATGTTAAAAAATTAAGAGAAGCAACTGGAGCTGGAATGATGGACTGTAAAAAGGCATTAGTTGAGGCAGTTGGTGATTTTGATAAAGCAATTGACATTTTACGTAAAAAAGGTCAGAAAATTGCTGCAAAAAGAGCTGATAGAGAATCTACAGAAGGAGTTGCAGTAACAAAAATAAATGCTGATAACACTGCTGGTGTTGCTATCGTTTTAGCTTGTGAGACTGATTTTGTTGGTAAAAACGATGCTTTCGTTGAATTAGGAAGTCAATTTGCAGAGATTGCTTTAAATCATGCTGATAAGGAATCTTTCTTAGCGGCTGATTTTGGAGGTATGACTGTTGCTGATAAATTAATTGAGCAAACTGGTGTTATTGGAGAAAAGTTAGAGATAACTGCTTTTGAGAAAATCGAAGCTGCTTATGTTGGTGCTTATACTCACATTGGTAAAATTGCTGCTTTAGTAGGTTTAACTGCTGCTGTAGATAACGCTGAAACTTTATCTAAAGACGTAGCTATGCAAGTAGCATCTATGGGTGCATCTTCTTTATCTTACAAAGATTTTGATCCTGCATTTGTTGCTGCTGAAACTGAAGCAAGAATTGCTGTAATTGAAAAAGATAATATTGAATTAGGAAGATTAGGAAAAACGTTGAAAAACGTACCTCAATTTATCTCTATGTCTCAATTATCTGAAGAAGTTTTAGCAAAAGCTGAAGAAGCTGCAAAAGCTGAATTAGCTGCAGAAGGAAAACCAGAAAAAATCTGGGATAGAATTTTACCAGGAAAAATGGAAAGATTTATTGCAGATAACACAACTTTAGATTTAGAGCAATGTCTTTTAGACCAAGCTTTTATTAAAGATGAAAAGAAAAATGTTGCACAATATGTAAGTACATATGGTGATGTTTCTGTAAGTGGTTTCAAAAGAGTTACTTTAGGATAA
- the pyrH gene encoding UMP kinase — MQYKRILLKLSGEALMGERQYGIDPKRLAEYAKEIKEVVQKGIEVAIVIGGGNIFRGVAGAANGMDRVQGDHMGMLATCINGLALQSALEDEDVHTRLQTALEIKEVAEPYIKRKAIRHLEKGRVVIFGAGTGNPYFTTDTAAVLRAIEIDADAILKGTRVDGIYDVDPEKNKDAVKFESITFKDVIKKGLKVMDMTAFTLSEENKLPIIVFDMNTNGNLMKLVSGEKIGTIVNTQ; from the coding sequence ATGCAATACAAGAGAATTCTTTTAAAATTAAGTGGAGAAGCTTTAATGGGCGAAAGACAATACGGAATTGATCCTAAACGTTTAGCTGAATACGCAAAAGAAATTAAAGAAGTAGTACAAAAAGGAATAGAAGTTGCCATTGTTATTGGTGGTGGAAATATCTTTAGAGGTGTTGCTGGTGCTGCAAATGGTATGGATCGTGTACAAGGAGACCATATGGGAATGTTAGCAACCTGTATTAACGGCCTTGCATTGCAAAGTGCACTAGAAGATGAAGATGTGCATACGCGTTTGCAAACAGCTTTAGAAATTAAAGAAGTTGCAGAACCATATATTAAAAGAAAAGCAATCCGTCATTTAGAAAAAGGAAGAGTTGTTATATTTGGTGCAGGTACGGGAAATCCATATTTTACAACAGATACAGCTGCAGTTCTTAGAGCAATTGAAATAGATGCAGATGCTATTTTAAAAGGAACTCGTGTAGATGGAATCTATGATGTAGATCCAGAAAAAAATAAAGATGCTGTAAAATTTGAAAGCATCACTTTTAAAGACGTAATTAAAAAAGGTCTTAAAGTGATGGATATGACTGCATTTACATTAAGTGAAGAAAACAAATTGCCAATTATTGTTTTTGACATGAATACAAATGGAAACTTAATGAAATTAGTTTCTGGTGAAAAAATTGGTACTATTGTTAATACTCAATAA
- the ruvC gene encoding crossover junction endodeoxyribonuclease RuvC, translated as MAIEKIILGIDPGTTIMGFGVIKVVGKKMEFIQMNELILKKYDDHYLKLKLIFERTIELIDTYHPDEIAIEAPFFGKNVQSMLKLGRAQGVAMAAGLSREIPITEYLPKKIKMAVTGSGSASKEQVALMLKSLLNLKTLPKNLDATDGLAAAVCHFYNSGKVVGGKNYTGWASFVKQNPKKIK; from the coding sequence TTGGCGATAGAAAAAATTATTTTAGGCATTGACCCTGGAACCACAATTATGGGTTTTGGTGTGATAAAAGTTGTTGGTAAAAAGATGGAATTTATTCAAATGAATGAATTAATCCTCAAAAAATACGACGACCATTACCTGAAATTAAAACTTATTTTTGAACGTACAATTGAACTGATCGACACGTATCACCCAGATGAAATTGCTATTGAAGCACCTTTTTTTGGTAAGAATGTACAATCAATGTTAAAGTTAGGTAGAGCGCAAGGAGTTGCAATGGCAGCAGGTTTGTCTCGCGAAATTCCGATTACAGAATATTTGCCAAAGAAAATCAAAATGGCAGTTACCGGAAGTGGAAGCGCTAGTAAAGAACAAGTTGCTTTGATGTTAAAATCACTTTTAAACTTAAAAACTTTGCCTAAAAACCTAGATGCAACAGATGGTTTAGCAGCTGCAGTTTGTCATTTCTACAATTCAGGAAAAGTAGTTGGCGGAAAGAATTATACTGGTTGGGCGAGTTTTGTGAAACAAAATCCTAAAAAAATCAAATAA
- the mnmD gene encoding tRNA (5-methylaminomethyl-2-thiouridine)(34)-methyltransferase MnmD: MKREILITSDGSTTINLPDLNEQYHSKNGSINESYHVFINSGLKLVTAEEVSILEIGFGTGLNCFITYLEAKRNINYVGVEAYPVTAEEVENMNFITVLKAEKESAVFDIMHAVSWEEKHQISDTFSLTKRKQFFEDIEDKDTFNLIYFDAFGARVQPQLWTVEIFRKMFDALKENGILVTYSAKGSVRRAMQEVGLTVERLPGPPGKREMLRATKITTKTNE; this comes from the coding sequence TTGAAAAGAGAAATTCTAATAACTTCCGATGGTTCTACAACCATTAATTTACCCGATTTAAATGAACAATATCATTCTAAAAACGGTTCAATAAACGAGTCTTACCATGTTTTTATTAATAGCGGATTAAAATTAGTTACTGCAGAAGAAGTATCTATCTTAGAAATTGGTTTTGGTACAGGTTTAAACTGTTTTATTACCTATTTAGAAGCAAAAAGAAATATAAACTATGTTGGTGTAGAAGCATATCCTGTTACTGCAGAAGAAGTAGAGAATATGAATTTTATTACTGTTTTAAAAGCAGAAAAAGAAAGTGCTGTATTCGATATAATGCACGCTGTTTCTTGGGAAGAAAAGCATCAAATTTCAGATACTTTTTCACTCACAAAAAGGAAGCAATTTTTTGAAGATATCGAAGATAAAGACACGTTTAATTTAATTTATTTTGATGCCTTTGGTGCTCGTGTACAACCGCAATTATGGACGGTAGAGATTTTCCGTAAAATGTTTGATGCATTAAAAGAAAACGGAATTTTAGTAACTTATTCGGCAAAAGGAAGCGTTAGAAGAGCGATGCAAGAAGTTGGTTTAACAGTAGAGCGTTTGCCTGGACCTCCGGGGAAAAGAGAAATGTTAAGAGCAACTAAAATAACGACAAAAACGAACGAGTAA
- the frr gene encoding ribosome recycling factor, protein MNEEIEFILDSAKEAMNNAIEHLIKELRTIRAGKATPAMLANVMVDYYGSLTPLGQIANVTTPDPRTIAVQPWEKNMLQPIEKAIMVANLGFNPMNNGDIIMINVPPLTEERRIGLAKQAKAEAEHAKVGIRNARKDANNDIKKTDVSDDLKKVSEDDVQKLTDTFVKKIEETLAVKEVEIMKV, encoded by the coding sequence ATGAACGAAGAAATTGAATTTATTCTTGATTCCGCTAAAGAAGCGATGAATAATGCTATTGAGCATTTAATTAAAGAACTAAGAACTATTAGAGCTGGTAAAGCAACACCTGCAATGTTAGCAAATGTAATGGTAGATTATTATGGATCTCTAACTCCGTTAGGCCAAATTGCAAATGTTACAACTCCAGATCCAAGAACAATAGCTGTACAACCTTGGGAGAAAAACATGTTACAACCTATAGAAAAAGCTATAATGGTTGCCAACTTAGGTTTTAACCCAATGAATAATGGTGATATTATTATGATTAACGTTCCGCCATTAACAGAAGAAAGAAGAATCGGTTTAGCAAAACAAGCCAAAGCAGAAGCAGAACACGCAAAAGTAGGTATTAGAAATGCTCGTAAAGATGCTAATAATGATATCAAAAAAACAGATGTTTCTGACGATCTTAAAAAAGTTTCAGAAGATGATGTTCAAAAATTAACAGATACTTTTGTAAAAAAGATAGAGGAAACACTCGCTGTTAAAGAAGTAGAAATCATGAAGGTTTAA
- a CDS encoding glycosyltransferase family 2 protein, protein MIWLLIFIFTFYATLIVWLTIGFKKVKEFKGVAKHHKTSFSVIIPFRNEAKKLPILLKSIAELNYPKELVEFILVDDASTDGSVEIINKFIHKPQRFLKPLRFCVIKNIRTSKSPKKDAITTAISEAKNNWIVTSDADCILPENWLKSLDSFIQNNNAKMVVAPVNYKAKNNFLEQFQLLDFMSMQGTTIGGFGMDFPFLCNGANFAYKKDAFIKLNGFEGNNNIASGDDVFLFEKFIIADKKSVFYLKSAAAIVTTFPVKTWSDLVNQRTRWAAKTGNFSSLKVKLIGLLVLLTNFVVVYYLLLGSLEMLFIPFVLKVIIDLFLFLPTIQFFKQEKHFYKWYLFASFLYPFFSLLVIFKSLFFKYNWKGRRFKK, encoded by the coding sequence ATGATTTGGTTACTCATTTTTATATTTACTTTTTACGCAACTCTAATTGTTTGGCTAACAATTGGCTTTAAAAAAGTGAAAGAATTTAAAGGAGTAGCAAAACACCATAAAACCTCATTTTCTGTAATTATTCCTTTTAGAAATGAAGCTAAAAAATTACCTATTTTATTGAAATCTATTGCTGAGTTAAATTACCCAAAAGAATTGGTAGAATTTATTTTGGTTGATGATGCTTCTACGGATGGTTCTGTTGAGATTATTAACAAGTTTATACATAAACCTCAAAGGTTTTTAAAACCTTTGAGGTTTTGCGTCATAAAAAACATAAGAACCTCAAAATCACCAAAAAAAGACGCCATTACAACAGCTATTTCTGAGGCAAAAAACAATTGGATTGTTACTTCAGATGCAGATTGTATTTTACCTGAAAATTGGTTAAAAAGCTTAGATAGTTTTATTCAGAATAATAATGCAAAAATGGTAGTTGCTCCTGTAAACTACAAAGCTAAAAACAACTTTTTAGAACAGTTTCAATTATTAGATTTTATGAGCATGCAAGGAACTACTATTGGTGGTTTTGGAATGGATTTTCCTTTTTTGTGTAATGGTGCAAACTTTGCTTATAAAAAAGATGCCTTTATAAAACTAAACGGTTTTGAAGGCAACAACAATATTGCTAGCGGAGATGATGTTTTTCTGTTTGAAAAATTTATAATTGCTGATAAAAAAAGTGTTTTTTATTTAAAATCAGCAGCGGCTATTGTTACTACATTTCCTGTAAAAACATGGAGTGATTTAGTAAACCAAAGAACACGTTGGGCTGCAAAAACCGGTAATTTTAGTTCTTTAAAAGTAAAGCTAATTGGTTTATTGGTTTTACTCACCAACTTTGTTGTTGTTTACTATTTATTGCTTGGAAGCTTAGAAATGCTTTTTATTCCTTTTGTGTTAAAAGTAATTATTGATTTGTTTTTATTCTTGCCTACAATTCAGTTTTTTAAACAGGAAAAACACTTTTATAAATGGTATCTTTTTGCAAGCTTCTTGTATCCTTTTTTTAGCCTTCTCGTTATTTTTAAATCGCTCTTTTTTAAGTACAATTGGAAAGGAAGACGTTTTAAAAAGTAA
- the rpsB gene encoding 30S ribosomal protein S2, with product MANVNIQELLDSGVHFGHLTRKWNPNMAPYIYTERNGVHIIDLYKTAAKIEETSEALKKIANSGRKILFVATKKQAKDIVAEKAKAVNMPFITERWPGGMLTNFITIRKAVKKMAHIDRMKQDGSFDALSKREKLQINRQREKLEKNLGSISDMTRLPGALFVVDIKKEHIAVAEAQKLSIPIFAMVDTNSDPRLVDFIIPANDDASKSIDKVLSYVTDAIAEGLSDRKADKEKVKETKEVAAPKAEAAAPKAEVTEAPAEEKK from the coding sequence ATGGCAAACGTAAACATTCAAGAGTTATTAGATAGTGGTGTACACTTTGGACACTTAACTAGAAAATGGAACCCAAACATGGCTCCATACATTTATACAGAACGTAATGGTGTACACATCATCGATTTGTATAAAACAGCAGCAAAAATAGAAGAAACTTCAGAAGCTTTAAAAAAGATCGCTAACTCTGGACGTAAAATTTTATTTGTAGCTACTAAAAAACAAGCAAAAGATATCGTTGCTGAAAAAGCAAAAGCAGTAAACATGCCTTTCATTACAGAAAGATGGCCAGGTGGTATGTTAACTAACTTTATTACTATTAGAAAAGCTGTTAAGAAAATGGCTCATATTGATAGAATGAAGCAAGATGGTTCTTTTGATGCATTATCTAAAAGAGAAAAATTACAAATCAACCGTCAGAGAGAAAAATTAGAAAAGAATTTAGGTTCTATTTCTGATATGACTCGTTTACCTGGTGCATTATTTGTAGTAGATATTAAAAAAGAGCACATTGCAGTAGCAGAAGCTCAAAAATTAAGCATTCCTATTTTTGCAATGGTTGATACGAACTCTGATCCTAGATTAGTAGATTTTATCATTCCAGCAAATGATGATGCTTCTAAGTCTATAGACAAAGTATTATCTTATGTTACTGATGCAATTGCAGAAGGTTTATCAGATAGAAAAGCAGACAAAGAAAAAGTAAAAGAAACTAAAGAAGTTGCAGCTCCAAAAGCTGAAGCAGCAGCTCCTAAGGCAGAAGTTACTGAAGCACCTGCTGAAGAAAAAAAATAA
- the rplM gene encoding 50S ribosomal protein L13, which yields MNTLSYKTVSANKATVNKEWVLVDADGQTLGRLASKVAKLIRGKNKPNFTPHVDCGDNVVIINAEKIVLTGNKWKEKSYIRHTGYPGGQRSLTATEMFEKDPTRLIEKAVKGMLPKNILGAALYRNLYVYAGTEHKHAGQEPKAINLNDLK from the coding sequence ATGAACACATTAAGTTACAAAACAGTATCAGCAAACAAAGCTACCGTAAACAAGGAGTGGGTTTTAGTTGATGCAGACGGGCAAACGTTGGGTCGTCTAGCTTCTAAAGTAGCAAAGCTAATTAGAGGTAAAAACAAACCTAATTTTACTCCTCACGTAGATTGTGGAGATAACGTGGTTATCATCAACGCAGAAAAAATTGTTTTAACTGGTAACAAATGGAAAGAGAAATCTTACATCCGTCACACAGGTTATCCAGGAGGACAAAGATCGTTAACTGCAACAGAAATGTTTGAGAAAGATCCTACAAGATTAATCGAAAAAGCAGTAAAAGGAATGTTACCTAAAAATATTTTAGGAGCGGCACTTTACAGAAACTTGTATGTATATGCAGGTACAGAGCACAAACATGCAGGTCAAGAACCTAAAGCTATTAACCTTAACGATCTTAAATAA
- a CDS encoding DUF4920 domain-containing protein — MKYVISFCLVILFGFTACKEGKKAANETSEPKQEVVYESFGEKIALDNAITSEELLAKFKTMKTGDTINVKFASSIKEVCSKKGCWMKLPLNEETETMVRFKDYGFFMPLDSQGKEVVLNGKAFVQETSVEELQHYAEDAGKTKEEIAKITEPKKEFTFEADGVLMRK; from the coding sequence ATGAAATATGTAATATCCTTTTGTTTGGTTATTTTATTTGGTTTTACGGCATGTAAAGAAGGCAAGAAAGCAGCCAATGAAACATCAGAACCAAAACAAGAAGTGGTTTATGAATCTTTCGGAGAAAAAATTGCGTTAGACAATGCAATTACTTCAGAAGAGTTATTAGCTAAATTTAAAACCATGAAAACTGGTGATACAATTAATGTAAAGTTTGCATCTAGTATTAAAGAAGTTTGTTCTAAAAAAGGATGTTGGATGAAGTTGCCTTTAAATGAAGAAACTGAAACGATGGTTCGTTTTAAAGATTATGGTTTTTTTATGCCTTTAGATTCTCAAGGAAAAGAAGTGGTTTTAAATGGTAAAGCATTTGTACAAGAAACATCTGTAGAAGAATTGCAACATTATGCGGAAGATGCAGGGAAAACTAAAGAAGAAATAGCAAAAATTACCGAGCCTAAAAAAGAATTTACTTTTGAGGCAGATGGTGTTTTAATGAGAAAGTAA